A genomic stretch from Halalkalibacillus sediminis includes:
- the motS gene encoding flagellar motor protein MotS, whose amino-acid sequence MKPKKSKQQKKDAPLWMVTYADMVTLILVFFILLFSMSQIDAVKFKAVAESYQERVIFDFSPSAIPLENPTNEEVDIGDDEDLKLLDMEEEEENPDQEDAKDQSEGDQDLDEAEEEGNLEELLSEVEQFLSSEGLAEVISANRTERGVVLILQERVLFESGEAELIEEGEPFLNKVGTLLNNIPNHVKIEGHTDSRPISNYRFPSNWELSGARASSVVRFFTDDLSLDPSRFQAVGFADTRPVAENDGSDNWQRNRRVEIVILEAQNN is encoded by the coding sequence ATGAAACCTAAAAAGTCTAAACAGCAGAAAAAAGATGCTCCACTTTGGATGGTTACATATGCTGACATGGTAACGCTCATCCTAGTATTCTTCATATTATTATTTTCAATGTCACAGATCGATGCTGTGAAATTCAAAGCTGTGGCTGAATCATATCAAGAGAGAGTTATTTTTGATTTTTCACCGTCTGCAATCCCGCTTGAGAACCCGACAAACGAAGAGGTTGATATTGGGGACGATGAAGACCTTAAATTGTTAGATATGGAAGAAGAAGAGGAAAATCCAGATCAAGAAGACGCGAAAGATCAATCAGAAGGCGACCAAGATTTGGACGAAGCTGAGGAAGAAGGAAACCTAGAAGAGTTGTTATCGGAAGTAGAACAATTTTTATCTAGTGAAGGACTTGCTGAAGTCATTTCTGCCAATCGAACGGAACGAGGGGTTGTTTTGATATTGCAGGAACGCGTTCTTTTTGAATCGGGAGAAGCTGAACTGATTGAAGAAGGAGAACCTTTCTTAAACAAAGTAGGTACACTTTTAAACAATATACCTAACCATGTTAAAATTGAAGGTCATACCGATAGTCGTCCGATTAGTAATTATCGCTTCCCGTCTAATTGGGAGTTGAGCGGCGCCAGAGCTAGTAGTGTTGTTCGTTTCTTTACAGATGACTTATCATTGGACCCATCTCGTTTTCAAGCAGTTGGTTTTGCCGACACACGTCCGGTTGCTGAAAACGATGGTAGCGATAACTGGCAACGTAACCGTCGGGTAGAAATAGTCATATTAGAAGCACAAAACAATTAA
- the motP gene encoding flagellar motor protein MotP, whose amino-acid sequence MKKRDILTPIGIGLGATMILVGIYFNSGFGGVTTFIQISSIVVVIGGLIGALMINFNMTELKLSWRIVKEVFNKSDHNLRELIQLFITLSEKARREGLLALESELEEIDDEFIKKGVYLAIDGIEPEVINDIMNAEIAAMEERHRKGRMIIEKAGEYAPSWGMIGTLIGLVLMLNNLESPETIGPSMAIALLTTFYGMVLANLVFLPMAGKLAGKTEEEVFMKQVIVEGVIGVQSGQNPKILEEKLSAFLSTEDLKQPEEVEEEEELAGETVNET is encoded by the coding sequence ATGAAAAAAAGAGATATTCTGACACCGATCGGAATTGGGTTAGGCGCGACAATGATTCTGGTCGGAATTTATTTCAATAGTGGTTTTGGTGGTGTCACTACATTTATTCAAATTTCATCAATCGTCGTTGTTATTGGAGGATTGATTGGTGCGTTGATGATTAACTTCAATATGACTGAACTGAAGCTATCTTGGAGAATCGTCAAAGAAGTTTTTAATAAAAGTGATCATAACCTTCGGGAACTTATTCAGCTATTCATAACATTGTCAGAAAAGGCGCGAAGAGAAGGATTATTAGCCCTTGAAAGTGAACTTGAAGAGATCGATGATGAATTTATCAAAAAAGGCGTTTATTTGGCGATAGACGGTATTGAGCCTGAAGTCATCAACGATATTATGAACGCTGAAATTGCAGCTATGGAGGAAAGACACCGTAAAGGGCGTATGATTATAGAAAAAGCAGGAGAATACGCACCTTCATGGGGGATGATTGGTACCCTCATTGGACTAGTCCTGATGTTGAATAACTTAGAATCACCAGAAACTATTGGTCCCAGTATGGCCATCGCATTGTTAACCACATTTTATGGTATGGTGCTAGCCAATTTAGTATTTTTGCCAATGGCGGGTAAATTGGCCGGAAAAACAGAAGAAGAAGTATTTATGAAACAAGTAATAGTAGAAGGGGTTATCGGTGTCCAATCTGGGCAAAACCCTAAAATATTGGAAGAAAAGCTTAGTGCCTTCTTATCAACCGAAGATCTGAAACAACCTGAAGAGGTGGAGGAAGAAGAGGAGCTTGCGGGAGAGACTGTAAATGAAACCTAA
- the ccpA gene encoding catabolite control protein A, translating to MSVTIYDVANKANVSMATVSRVINGNTNVKPATRQKVMNAIEELGFRPNAVARGLASRKTTSVGVIIPDISNMFFAELARGIEDIATMYKYHIILSSSDQQKNKELDLFDKMLEKQVDGIIFIGSAITEEHIEAFNRSEVPVVLAATVDESSKLPSVNIDYYSAMKDAVQFLISNKYESIGFVASPLNIHANAMKKQGYLDALKDHQLPENEELIFNGDDTYQSGLEAVRHFLHLNNKPSAVLASSDEMALGVIHGAQDAGLNIPEDLTVIGFDNTRLAKMVRPTLSTVVQPMYDIGAVSMRLLTKLLKGEEVDQQQVTLPHRMITRGSTSEK from the coding sequence ATGAGCGTAACTATTTATGATGTAGCAAATAAAGCGAACGTATCGATGGCAACGGTTTCTCGTGTCATCAACGGTAATACGAATGTAAAGCCAGCTACACGACAAAAGGTCATGAATGCAATAGAAGAACTTGGATTCAGACCGAATGCTGTTGCACGGGGACTAGCAAGTCGTAAAACAACCTCTGTAGGTGTCATCATTCCTGATATATCTAACATGTTTTTTGCAGAATTGGCCAGAGGAATTGAAGACATAGCGACTATGTATAAATACCACATTATTTTAAGTAGTTCAGATCAGCAAAAAAATAAGGAACTTGATCTTTTTGATAAAATGTTGGAAAAGCAAGTGGACGGAATTATATTTATAGGAAGTGCTATTACTGAAGAACACATCGAGGCATTTAATCGTTCAGAGGTACCTGTTGTTTTAGCTGCTACGGTTGATGAATCAAGTAAACTGCCATCTGTTAACATCGATTATTATTCAGCAATGAAGGATGCTGTGCAGTTTCTTATTTCTAATAAATATGAATCAATAGGGTTCGTTGCAAGCCCGTTGAACATCCATGCGAATGCTATGAAAAAACAAGGGTATTTAGATGCCCTGAAGGACCACCAATTGCCAGAAAATGAAGAACTGATTTTCAATGGCGATGACACATATCAATCTGGGTTGGAAGCAGTACGTCATTTTTTACATTTAAATAATAAACCAAGTGCGGTGTTAGCTTCTTCTGATGAAATGGCACTAGGAGTAATCCACGGAGCTCAAGACGCAGGTTTGAATATCCCAGAAGATTTAACAGTTATTGGGTTCGACAATACTCGACTAGCCAAAATGGTGCGTCCTACACTTTCAACTGTCGTTCAACCAATGTACGACATTGGTGCAGTTTCTATGCGACTACTCACAAAATTATTAAAAGGGGAGGAAGTCGATCAACAACAAGTGACTTTACCTCATCGAATGATAACTCGTGGCTCAACATCCGAAAAATGA
- a CDS encoding bifunctional 3-deoxy-7-phosphoheptulonate synthase/chorismate mutase, producing MTNNQLDQLRHQLDDVNIRLLDMINQRGQLVKQIGDLKKGQGMKAFDPVREREMLDHIIEHHKGPFEYATIEHLFKEIFKAAKELQEDDHRKTLLVSRKKKPNDTVVDIGGIEVGNGNQQFVMGPCSVESHQQVDAVASVIKQKGIQLLRGGAFKPRTSPYDFQGLGMEGLKILRDVGDRHGLKVVSEIVNPRDIEPAHEYLDVIQIGARNMQNFELLKEAGKSNRPILLKRGLAATINEFMNAAEYIISQGNGQIILCERGIRTYETSTRNTLDITAVPVLKKETHLPVMVDVTHSTGRRDLLLPAAKAALAIGADGIMAEVHPDPATALSDSQQQMDIDTFNHFMDELQAFYKMDAKV from the coding sequence TTGACGAATAATCAGCTTGATCAATTACGACATCAGCTAGATGATGTAAATATACGATTGCTCGACATGATCAATCAGCGTGGTCAATTAGTAAAGCAAATTGGGGACCTGAAGAAGGGACAAGGGATGAAAGCATTTGACCCTGTGAGAGAACGTGAAATGTTGGATCATATCATTGAGCATCATAAAGGGCCGTTTGAGTATGCTACAATCGAACATCTATTCAAAGAGATTTTTAAAGCGGCTAAAGAGCTACAGGAAGACGACCACCGCAAAACTTTATTAGTTTCTAGAAAAAAGAAACCTAATGACACTGTCGTTGATATCGGCGGCATTGAAGTTGGAAACGGTAACCAACAATTCGTCATGGGGCCGTGTTCTGTAGAATCCCATCAACAGGTGGATGCAGTGGCATCAGTTATTAAGCAAAAAGGTATCCAGCTTTTAAGAGGTGGAGCATTCAAACCTCGTACTTCTCCATATGATTTCCAGGGACTGGGTATGGAAGGCTTGAAAATCTTAAGAGATGTAGGCGATCGTCACGGTCTTAAAGTAGTTAGTGAAATCGTGAACCCAAGAGATATCGAACCCGCCCATGAATATCTTGATGTCATTCAAATCGGTGCTCGGAACATGCAGAACTTTGAACTGCTCAAAGAAGCTGGAAAGTCTAATCGACCAATCTTGCTTAAGAGAGGCCTTGCCGCCACAATCAATGAATTTATGAACGCGGCTGAATACATCATATCTCAAGGGAATGGACAGATTATTCTATGTGAACGAGGCATCAGAACTTATGAGACCTCAACCAGAAACACATTAGACATTACAGCGGTACCTGTCTTGAAAAAGGAGACGCACTTGCCTGTAATGGTAGATGTTACTCATTCAACAGGAAGAAGGGATTTGTTGCTACCAGCAGCTAAAGCTGCTTTAGCAATTGGGGCAGACGGAATCATGGCTGAGGTTCATCCAGATCCAGCAACAGCTTTGTCGGATTCACAACAACAGATGGATATAGATACTTTCAACCACTTTATGGACGAGCTTCAAGCTTTTTATAAGATGGACGCCAAAGTTTAA
- the pilM gene encoding cell division protein FtsA: protein MSDKLFALDIGTRSVVGIILKKIDQSYEVIEMISKEHEERSMLDGQIHNVLAVSKVIQQIKNQLEEKHGPLKKVCVAAAGRALKTKESSVEIDISQQPLMTEDDIFHLELAAVQQAQYQLAEEEKDHLSSNYYCVGYSVLHYYLDDEDIGSLLDQQGEKAKVDVIATFLPKVVVESLLSALQRAELEMDALTLEPIAAIQVLIPQSMRRLNVALVDIGAGTSDIAITNDGTVTAYGMVPKAGDEITEALSDQYLLDFNQAEKAKRDLTSHASMEIEDILGFKTTVDQKEVVKTIEYAIDELSASICDQILKLNQKAPKAVMLVGGGSLTPSITQKIAKHLQLPDQRVAVRGIDAIQLLANKENLPVSPEFVTPIGIAIAAKQSPVHYISVQVNNRTVRLFDLKQLTIGDSLLAAGIELNKLYGKPGIAIFTSLNGKKITLPGTFGEAPSIFINGEEASLQDRIQHGDEIFVEQGKDGSTPTYRVKDVIGDLPTQTITLQNQPVELRPNVIVNGKHADMNQVLKDGDQINWSSTQNVEDIFKQQRLNDLIDLDKPFHIYLNGKRHQTKEKIIELLVNGQPASFDQSVRNGDQIAYSTHNQVSVNEFLNELNLSLAKKITVFYEGNAITLTKDYLHLSKNGQILKGESLLYPGDQLELEKQMPSPFIFQDLFRYIDLEPEYKKGYRFKLFKNGHEVGFSEEIADNDELSISWTESIYSNE, encoded by the coding sequence ATGAGTGATAAGCTTTTTGCTTTGGATATAGGAACAAGAAGTGTAGTAGGCATTATTTTGAAGAAAATAGATCAATCATACGAAGTAATAGAAATGATTTCCAAAGAGCACGAGGAACGTTCCATGTTAGATGGTCAAATACATAATGTATTAGCTGTTTCAAAAGTCATCCAACAAATCAAGAATCAATTAGAAGAAAAACATGGACCGTTGAAAAAGGTTTGTGTTGCTGCAGCGGGACGAGCTTTGAAAACAAAGGAAAGCTCTGTTGAAATAGATATCTCCCAGCAACCACTAATGACAGAAGATGATATCTTTCACCTAGAACTTGCCGCAGTCCAACAAGCACAATACCAGCTGGCCGAAGAGGAAAAGGATCACTTAAGCTCCAATTACTATTGTGTAGGTTACTCTGTTTTACATTATTATCTAGATGACGAGGATATCGGTTCACTACTTGATCAGCAGGGTGAGAAAGCTAAAGTAGATGTCATAGCAACGTTTTTGCCTAAAGTAGTCGTAGAATCATTGTTATCTGCATTGCAACGAGCTGAGCTTGAAATGGATGCTCTAACCCTGGAACCGATTGCCGCTATTCAAGTATTGATTCCTCAATCCATGCGCCGACTGAATGTTGCCCTTGTTGATATTGGTGCAGGAACAAGTGATATTGCGATTACGAACGATGGTACTGTTACAGCCTATGGTATGGTTCCGAAGGCTGGAGATGAAATTACAGAAGCATTGAGTGATCAGTATTTACTCGACTTCAATCAAGCTGAAAAAGCAAAACGCGACCTTACAAGCCATGCATCTATGGAAATAGAGGACATACTTGGGTTTAAAACAACTGTTGATCAAAAAGAAGTTGTAAAAACGATCGAATATGCAATTGATGAGCTCTCTGCATCAATCTGTGACCAAATATTGAAATTGAACCAAAAGGCACCGAAAGCTGTCATGCTAGTAGGCGGAGGTAGTTTGACACCTTCGATTACCCAAAAAATCGCTAAACACCTTCAATTACCAGACCAACGTGTAGCTGTCCGTGGAATTGATGCGATTCAATTATTAGCAAATAAAGAAAACTTGCCTGTCAGCCCCGAGTTTGTCACTCCTATCGGTATTGCTATAGCTGCCAAACAAAGTCCCGTTCACTATATTAGCGTTCAAGTGAATAACCGGACTGTTCGATTATTTGATTTAAAACAATTAACAATCGGAGACAGTCTACTAGCAGCGGGAATAGAGCTGAATAAATTGTACGGAAAACCTGGAATAGCTATTTTCACCTCTTTAAATGGTAAGAAAATTACTCTACCAGGGACATTTGGAGAAGCTCCTTCTATTTTTATTAATGGAGAGGAAGCATCTCTCCAAGACAGGATACAGCACGGTGACGAAATCTTTGTCGAGCAAGGTAAAGACGGGTCAACCCCTACCTATCGTGTTAAAGATGTAATTGGGGACCTCCCTACTCAAACCATCACTCTTCAGAATCAACCAGTTGAACTTCGACCTAATGTAATTGTGAATGGAAAACATGCGGACATGAATCAAGTACTAAAGGATGGCGATCAAATCAACTGGTCTAGCACACAAAATGTTGAGGATATTTTTAAACAACAACGCCTTAATGACCTAATCGATTTAGATAAGCCATTCCATATTTATTTAAATGGTAAACGACATCAAACCAAAGAAAAAATTATTGAACTGCTAGTAAACGGTCAACCCGCTTCTTTCGATCAGAGTGTAAGAAATGGTGATCAAATCGCTTACTCAACACATAACCAAGTATCAGTAAATGAGTTCTTGAATGAGTTAAACCTTTCACTCGCTAAAAAGATCACAGTATTTTATGAAGGAAACGCCATTACACTTACGAAAGATTACTTACACTTATCAAAAAATGGACAAATACTGAAAGGTGAATCACTCCTCTATCCGGGGGATCAGTTGGAGTTAGAGAAACAGATGCCTTCTCCTTTCATCTTTCAAGATCTTTTCAGATATATTGATTTAGAGCCCGAATATAAAAAAGGCTACCGCTTCAAACTATTTAAAAATGGCCATGAGGTTGGTTTTTCTGAAGAAATTGCTGATAATGACGAACTTTCAATTTCTTGGACCGAAAGCATATACTCAAATGAATAG
- a CDS encoding metal ABC transporter solute-binding protein, Zn/Mn family — MKKIYQLLLLFTFILLVAAGCSNQEGEATDEDTINIVTTIAQIGEPLSVIGGDRVNVESLMGPSVDPHLYNATHGDIKKVDQADLIFYNGLNLEANMVKVFDEISQTRPVLAIGETVPKDQLLEDEEGSIDPHIWFDIDLWREALDSAVEELKEYSPEDAEYFEQNKQDYFSELEKLKEDSLNKMSEIPESKRVLVTAHDAFGYFGNMYNLDVIGLQGLSTDGEIGVSDINNTISIIKKYEIPAIFVETSINEDSIQAVIQGASSDGIDVSLGGELFSDAMGQAETIEGTYLGMYRHNVETISKALTEGDD, encoded by the coding sequence ATGAAAAAAATTTATCAATTACTTTTGCTTTTTACTTTTATTCTACTAGTGGCTGCTGGCTGCAGTAATCAAGAAGGTGAGGCTACTGATGAAGATACTATAAATATAGTTACGACCATTGCCCAAATCGGGGAGCCATTATCAGTTATAGGCGGTGATCGTGTCAACGTGGAGAGTTTGATGGGCCCTTCAGTTGACCCGCACTTATACAATGCGACACATGGAGATATAAAAAAAGTTGATCAGGCAGATCTCATTTTTTATAACGGACTAAACTTAGAAGCGAATATGGTCAAAGTTTTTGATGAGATTTCTCAAACTAGGCCTGTGTTAGCTATTGGTGAAACTGTCCCCAAGGACCAACTATTAGAAGATGAGGAAGGCTCGATCGATCCTCATATATGGTTCGATATCGATCTTTGGCGTGAAGCTCTGGACTCAGCTGTAGAGGAATTGAAAGAATATTCACCAGAGGATGCAGAATACTTTGAACAGAATAAGCAGGATTACTTTTCGGAATTAGAAAAATTAAAAGAGGATTCTTTAAATAAGATGAGTGAAATCCCTGAATCCAAAAGAGTATTGGTTACTGCTCACGATGCTTTCGGATACTTTGGAAACATGTACAATTTGGATGTTATCGGTCTACAAGGTTTAAGTACAGATGGCGAGATTGGTGTTTCTGATATCAACAACACCATTTCTATTATAAAAAAGTACGAAATTCCTGCGATTTTCGTTGAAACAAGTATTAATGAAGACTCCATCCAAGCTGTCATACAAGGGGCCTCCAGTGACGGAATCGATGTTTCACTTGGTGGTGAATTATTTTCAGATGCTATGGGGCAGGCTGAAACTATTGAAGGAACTTATTTAGGGATGTACAGACACAATGTTGAAACCATCTCAAAAGCTTTGACAGAAGGTGATGATTAA
- a CDS encoding metal ABC transporter ATP-binding protein yields MKDIVLDVNNIAASYKKEQVLHDVNFSIEKGTLTGIVGPNGAGKSTLLKTLLNLHQSLGGTVRFFGVPFQKAKKRIGYVPQRGSVDWDFPTDALDVVTMGLYGQIGWMKRPKRGDKEKAYQALDKMGMADYANRQISELSGGQQQRVFLARALVQEADFYFMDEPLAGVDAATESAIMKTLKELKSYGKTVMVVHHDLQTVEDYFDHVLLLNRTVIDHGPTQETFTKEQIANTYGGDMRWMKEGAPNVANTSQ; encoded by the coding sequence ATGAAGGATATTGTACTTGATGTGAATAATATTGCTGCTTCATATAAAAAAGAACAAGTTTTACATGATGTTAATTTCTCAATAGAAAAAGGAACACTTACTGGAATCGTGGGACCAAATGGTGCAGGTAAATCCACTTTGTTGAAGACATTATTGAATCTTCATCAATCATTAGGTGGTACAGTAAGATTCTTTGGAGTCCCTTTCCAAAAGGCGAAAAAAAGAATTGGATATGTTCCTCAACGTGGCTCAGTCGATTGGGATTTCCCGACTGATGCCCTTGATGTCGTGACGATGGGACTTTACGGACAGATCGGCTGGATGAAGAGGCCGAAACGTGGAGACAAAGAAAAAGCTTATCAAGCTTTAGACAAAATGGGAATGGCCGACTATGCCAACCGTCAAATTAGCGAGCTCTCTGGTGGTCAGCAACAAAGGGTATTTCTTGCTCGTGCACTAGTTCAAGAAGCTGACTTTTATTTTATGGATGAACCACTGGCCGGAGTGGATGCAGCTACTGAGAGTGCTATTATGAAGACTCTTAAAGAGTTAAAGTCTTACGGAAAGACCGTCATGGTTGTACACCATGACTTACAGACTGTAGAAGACTATTTTGATCACGTCTTATTATTGAATCGAACAGTTATCGACCATGGCCCAACTCAAGAAACTTTCACTAAAGAGCAAATCGCGAATACGTATGGCGGTGACATGCGTTGGATGAAAGAAGGTGCCCCGAATGTGGCAAACACTTCTCAATAG
- a CDS encoding metal ABC transporter permease: MWQTLLNSNTQWVLLSTLILGIAAGTVGCIVYWRKQSLMSDALAHAALPGVVIAFLLIGEKNLFILIIGATISALLGALFIQWIQSSTRITEDTAMGMVLSVFFGLGIMLLTIVNRSAGGNQSGLDSFIFGQAAAMVRSDVYTMLSFALVVIFVVFVGFKEWKIYLFDPSFAKGLGLSLTWMNALYIGLLVITIVIGIQAVGVILIAALLIIPSVSARYWTNAFKYMLVLSAVFGGISGATGTLISALGSNLPTGPFIVIVASTIFFISLIFGKEKGLLIQKLQWKHQRAAIKEGGR; this comes from the coding sequence ATGTGGCAAACACTTCTCAATAGTAATACACAGTGGGTACTCTTAAGCACATTAATCTTAGGAATAGCCGCTGGAACGGTTGGGTGTATTGTCTACTGGCGGAAGCAAAGTTTGATGAGTGATGCCTTGGCTCACGCAGCTTTACCCGGAGTTGTTATTGCTTTTCTACTCATTGGTGAGAAGAACCTCTTCATTTTAATCATTGGTGCAACAATTAGTGCACTTTTAGGAGCTTTATTCATCCAGTGGATCCAGTCATCTACACGAATAACGGAAGATACGGCTATGGGAATGGTCCTATCTGTGTTTTTCGGTTTAGGGATTATGTTATTGACCATCGTTAATCGATCGGCTGGCGGGAACCAAAGTGGCCTAGATAGTTTTATTTTCGGTCAGGCAGCTGCGATGGTCCGTTCAGATGTGTATACAATGCTGAGCTTTGCGCTTGTTGTTATCTTCGTTGTATTTGTAGGTTTCAAAGAATGGAAAATATACTTATTCGATCCTTCTTTTGCAAAAGGGTTAGGATTATCTTTGACCTGGATGAACGCTCTTTATATAGGGCTGTTAGTCATTACAATCGTAATTGGTATTCAAGCTGTAGGAGTCATTTTAATCGCAGCTTTATTGATCATTCCATCCGTGAGTGCTAGGTATTGGACGAATGCGTTTAAATATATGCTGGTACTATCAGCCGTTTTCGGAGGAATTTCTGGCGCGACAGGTACACTGATCAGCGCTCTAGGGAGTAATTTACCCACAGGACCTTTTATCGTCATCGTTGCATCAACTATCTTTTTCATTTCTTTGATTTTTGGAAAAGAAAAAGGGTTGTTAATACAAAAGTTGCAATGGAAACACCAGCGTGCGGCCATTAAAGAAGGAGGCAGATAA
- a CDS encoding metal ABC transporter permease, protein MTYTAWIILTASLVGLSCGIIGVFLILRKMAMMADAISHTVLLGIVIAFLITRQVSGPSMLIGAAVAGLLTAFLVQWLNSLKIEQHAAIGIVFTTLFAIGVILISTSIGNAHLDVQHALMGEITFIPWNTIDIPLIGTVPQATALLSLVLIIVVIMVLAFYKEWKITSFDPALAASLGIPVILMHYLFMTLVSITTVASFDSVGAIMVVAMLITPAASAYLWTDKLAIMIVLSGSFGVISAILGYFIATGIDTSISGSMAFATGLIFLVSFVLSPKHGIMSRFAKPVSDS, encoded by the coding sequence ATGACATATACAGCATGGATCATATTAACTGCCTCACTTGTGGGACTTTCTTGCGGCATCATCGGTGTCTTTCTGATTCTAAGAAAGATGGCTATGATGGCCGATGCAATCAGCCATACCGTATTACTTGGTATCGTGATCGCGTTCTTGATCACACGACAAGTCTCTGGACCTTCAATGTTGATAGGTGCTGCAGTTGCAGGGTTATTAACTGCATTTCTCGTCCAATGGTTGAACTCCTTGAAAATTGAACAACACGCTGCAATCGGGATTGTTTTTACGACTTTATTCGCAATTGGTGTAATTTTAATTTCCACATCAATCGGTAATGCACACCTAGATGTCCAACACGCTTTGATGGGGGAAATTACATTTATCCCTTGGAATACAATCGATATACCTTTAATAGGGACGGTACCCCAAGCGACAGCTTTATTATCTTTGGTCTTGATTATAGTAGTGATTATGGTTTTAGCATTCTATAAAGAGTGGAAGATTACCTCATTTGACCCAGCACTAGCAGCAAGTTTAGGCATACCAGTAATTTTGATGCACTATCTATTCATGACACTGGTTTCTATTACTACGGTTGCTTCTTTTGACTCTGTCGGAGCAATCATGGTTGTTGCCATGCTAATTACACCTGCTGCTTCTGCTTATTTATGGACGGATAAGTTAGCCATCATGATCGTGTTAAGTGGTTCTTTCGGAGTCATCTCAGCAATTCTGGGCTACTTCATAGCAACTGGAATAGATACATCAATTTCAGGTTCAATGGCTTTTGCTACAGGGTTGATATTCCTGGTGAGTTTTGTCTTATCACCTAAGCATGGAATCATGTCTAGATTTGCAAAACCGGTTAGTGACTCTTAA
- the mntR gene encoding transcriptional regulator MntR: MPTPSMEDYIEQIYILIDQKGYARASDIAERLEVHPSSVTKMVKKLDQEQYLLYEKYRGLILTDKGNKIGKRLVYRHELLEKFLEIIGTDTESIYEEVEGIEHHLSWESIFRIGDLVEYFEENPQRQKDLKNVQKRNENREI; encoded by the coding sequence ATGCCAACTCCAAGCATGGAAGATTACATTGAACAAATATACATTCTAATAGATCAAAAAGGATACGCACGTGCTTCTGACATCGCAGAACGTTTAGAAGTGCATCCCTCTTCTGTAACTAAGATGGTGAAAAAACTAGACCAAGAACAATATCTATTGTACGAAAAATATCGAGGGCTAATTTTGACCGATAAAGGAAACAAGATCGGTAAGCGACTTGTATATAGACATGAGTTACTTGAGAAGTTCCTTGAAATCATAGGAACCGACACTGAGAGTATTTACGAAGAAGTCGAAGGAATTGAACATCATCTCAGTTGGGAGAGCATTTTTAGGATTGGGGACCTAGTAGAATATTTCGAAGAAAATCCTCAACGACAGAAAGATTTAAAGAATGTACAAAAAAGAAATGAAAATCGAGAAATATGA
- the ytxJ gene encoding bacillithiol system redox-active protein YtxJ, producing the protein MNVKRLTSDKELSNVIENDESYVLLKHSLTCPISDQAKKEFEKFSSSNDVTSYIIHIQENRELSNQVAEHFQVKHQSPQVFYVQDGDVQFHASHFDITAKKLEKQIM; encoded by the coding sequence ATGAACGTTAAACGATTAACATCTGACAAAGAGTTATCTAATGTAATTGAAAATGATGAGTCCTATGTTCTTTTAAAACATAGTCTTACTTGTCCGATCAGTGATCAAGCAAAGAAAGAGTTTGAAAAGTTTAGTTCTTCGAATGACGTTACAAGTTATATCATTCATATCCAAGAGAATAGAGAATTATCTAACCAGGTAGCTGAACATTTCCAAGTCAAGCACCAATCACCACAGGTGTTTTATGTACAAGATGGCGATGTTCAATTCCATGCTTCTCATTTCGATATAACTGCTAAAAAGTTAGAAAAACAAATTATGTAG
- a CDS encoding YtxH domain-containing protein produces the protein MGNEKEKQNQEENINSKDFMIGTLIGGIVGASVALLFAPKAGKEIREDINTGANQVRERAGEWKDVAYERGNEWSQQAQVKSKELSERVKEKSGELQNRVNEFKDNRKRKKSDEEVAEEVAEAIEEAAEELERQEANEMFERSQEKY, from the coding sequence ATGGGAAACGAAAAAGAAAAGCAAAATCAGGAAGAAAACATTAACAGTAAGGATTTCATGATCGGTACATTAATCGGAGGTATTGTAGGTGCTTCTGTAGCTTTGCTATTTGCCCCGAAAGCCGGTAAAGAGATTCGTGAAGATATTAACACTGGTGCTAATCAGGTTAGAGAACGTGCTGGAGAATGGAAAGACGTTGCCTATGAAAGAGGTAATGAGTGGTCTCAACAAGCACAAGTCAAAAGTAAAGAATTATCAGAGCGTGTAAAAGAAAAAAGCGGTGAACTTCAAAACCGTGTCAATGAATTCAAAGATAACCGCAAACGTAAGAAATCTGATGAAGAAGTAGCTGAAGAGGTTGCAGAAGCAATTGAAGAAGCCGCTGAAGAATTAGAAAGACAAGAAGCGAACGAGATGTTTGAACGTTCTCAAGAAAAATATTAA